Genomic DNA from Telopea speciosissima isolate NSW1024214 ecotype Mountain lineage chromosome 2, Tspe_v1, whole genome shotgun sequence:
ccctaaattACCCCATAAAGACTATACCACCCCTGCTGGAAACTGATGGCCAACTTTAGGCCTGGTTCTCTTGGCTTGGGCTTCCAAACTGGATGGTGCTTATCCAGCCAGGACTTTGCATCCGCATCAATGACAATAAATTGTAACCACGAACAAGAAAGGATTACACCAAGAAACCAATAACTATGACAAGACTGCCAACAATAACAAGGGTATAAACCAAGGGACTAAACCATCTTTGTCACTACTGGGTATAAAAACATGGCCATTGTATGCAATTAAGTAAATCAAACAAAATATTTATAGATATCCAATAGGAAACCAACAAATAATGACATAAACAGAGTGACATTTGACCCGGAAAAAATGCCTCTTCTTATTCCAAACATCCAATATAATGGAAATGCACTTTTTGAGAAGTGCTTTGCTCTCTTACTAAAAAGGCTATAAAGCCGCTACCAAAACATCTTGTTGACATCATTATAATGAATCCAAGACATAACAATGTATCCTAGGATTCATCCTCAATTAGCCAAGCCACTTATGATTTATGAATATAAAACAGATCAATAGTTAATTTGCAATCACCCTTAAATGGAATGGATTCAAATCTGGagacagcctctctgcgaaagcaggggtaaggctgcgtacattatgacccttcccagatcccgcaatggcaggagcctcgtgcactgggtacgcctttaAATGGAATGGATTGGCTGAAGGGGACTGATTCTGCAGCCATCTTCTCCTTTAAGGTAATTCACAATTGTTCCCCTGTTCTGTACCCACCATGAACCAGCAAAAGACACGGCCAATCATTGTTTTGAGGGTCAATTGACATGCAGGCCAACATGGGACCAGCCGACCAGCAATGCATTCAGCTGAGCACCCCACATCAAGGAAATGATACAACTACTGGAGCAATAGCACTAGCATTGATAATTAgtcttttgattttcattttaacttgaatttctctcaaaaaaaatttcCGCACGAGATTTTATagtatgggtattttggtaacaGTAATCTATGGTCCGGGTCTGGTTCATATGCgagggtttaaaccaaatcttCGTAGGATTAGGACACAAGGTAACATTAACCTATGGTCCGGGTCTGGTTCATATGCgcgggtttaaaccaaatcttCATAGGATTAGGACACAAGGAGATGTAAAATCATCTCTCTCTCGATGATAAAGAATCCACTGGGATGCTAGGATTTTCATTGTGGCCTACATTATATTACTAAGTAGAATTTTGAATTCGGGAgaattttatttgtattttctcCAACCTTCTTAGTTTTTAAATACACCAGTTAACTCTCTACTTGTTCACTTCTCCACTGAGTCACTGACTTCCTTAATCAATTGCAATTACAGTCCACTTAGCTTTTTCAGTCACCTAAAATCCTATTTGTCAACCCTAGCCAAATCATAGCTTCATGGCTCGAGATAGACCTAGGTTTGTATTCACAACCAGGAGATTTTATAGTTTCCAATCTACAATTCATTGAAACTTCTACTTCTCACCATAAAGCCTACTTAAACACTTCAATTTCCTTTTCTAGCCACTCTACAAGTCTTTGAACCATTTGCAGCCCAATATTGcaaatgaaagaaagaggaatttCATTGCTGTGGCAATCCTCAGCTTAGTGCAATAACAATCCACCAGCATTTTTTCTTGGGGGGAGGGGATTATAATGTGTCCAGATTCAAATGTACATGATACTAATTGCAATGATTCTAGACTAATTAACTGCCAACTCACCCCTTGCAGTGCCCTGGTTCAGTGCATTTCCTAGTTGAAGAATTGTTTGCATGATTCTCTTCAATTTTACAGAGCCCCTGATCTGATAAACACATCAGTCCCAATGGTTTATGAGATATCAATCTTAACAGAAACACCTGAACTAATGAATGGTGAAGGAGGCTAGCAAGGGGGAAAAACTTGCCTCTTCCGCTGCAGAATTGACAATGTTCAAATTTTTTCGAAGGTCAGAAACCTGGAAAAGAAAATGTGGGAAAGCAGATTAGTGAGATATGCACAGCAATATGCAcccaacattttttttaaaaaaaaaaaaaaaaaagatatctcAGTAACGAAAACTATAGGGGCTGTATTGGCGAGATCCAACGATAATGAAACACTAAGCACTGACCTGGGTACGGAACTGTATCTTAAATGAGAAAACTCTAAGTTTAGATTCCACCCGTGGTACTTTCATCAACTCCAAAAAGAACTGTCACAAAAGTGCATTATGTCAGTTGATGTCAAGCAAGGTTTAAGAACCTGGAATTGTACATGAGATTGGCCTCCATATTGATACTGGAATCGATTGGAATCAGCCCAAAATCGGCCAGAATCCTAAAAATTGGAATCggaaagaagaagcaaagatttttcaaacctgtgatttttttggagtttttgatTCAATAAACTTGGGGATATTGCTACAAGAGGcaagtttcattgattttctgctATTTTACTAAGAGAAGGAACAATGGCCAAGAGTAAAGATCAAACATGACTAATGGGCGATTCAAAACTGTGTTGCAGGATTTGGCCAGAATCAGGATTGGCCTCCACAGATTTTGATTCACCCAATTCAATTCTGATTCCTTGAACTATGATGTTCAAGCAAAATAAGTAAGATATTAATGAAAACATATATCCCAAactgtattttctcttttttttattttctctattttccccATAGCCAGCATAGCCGGCTATGCAGGGACATATTTGTAATTCTGCCCTCTTATTGAAAGCTATAAGTAAAGGGGCAGAGTGACCATATTACTCACTCAagccatttttatttttctgttttgctaACAGAAGCCAACAAGGGACAACCACTCAGTTCAGTAGTCAATTCCAGCCACGACAGACTGGGGCCAAGCTTTGCTCTGTTTTACAACTAATAACTACCAaaccccttttctcttttcttctttttttgtcttttttcatCCCCCCAACCCCCAGCCCACAAACAAACCCTGAGTTAAGGAAGCCAGCATCTTCAGAAAGGAGTTAATAATCACCAATTCACACACTGAGGTGTCATTGCTACCTAAAAAACAACTAAGagatgaaaagagagagaaaagaaagcagAAGTCCACTAACCTGTTCACATTTCCCTAATTTTTCTTTGTCTCCATTGTAGCCCTGAGCACGGAAGTGTAATTACATTATAAGTAAAAAAGGAGTAAGAGATCCTAATTGCCTAAAATGCCTAGCTAATTAGTTAGATCAAAAGGATAAATGAAATAATGGGCAGACAGTATTGAAACTTCCACAAACTGCTGGCTGTACATAAATATATCTAAAATTTAACCATCACTGtcgaaaacaataaaaacaataatattataataatgaaaataaagaaaataataataatattaataattgtTAAAGTTACTATTTGTTACAATACCAAGAGCAAGGAAACCAGTACCTGTGAGAttatagaagagaagaagaagatgaagaagacgaagGGACGAGAGAAACAAGCTCATGGTTTGTCTTAATGACCTAACATAAGCCCCCTCCATTATAATAAATCAAATAGTGATAATTACAAAGTTAAAAAGTCATGGACTTGGGTGTATTTGCACATAAGCACCTAATAAGAAAGGAACATTATATAAACTCCCCTACAATAGGGCATAAATAATAGACAGTAAGtttaacaacaacaataatgatgatgatgatgataataataatacaatTGGTAAGCCGACAAATTCCTCCCCACCTTAAGTAGTTCCATGTCCTCTTTTGTTGGACAAAACTTAATGAGATTATCAACCTGATCAACATCTAATGCTGAGTCATCCAATGCAAGCACCGAACTCTGTAAAACATCCATAAAAGGGCATGAGTGAGAGGAACCATCAATTACCATCCCAGGTACTGAAGACAGAAAGTGCAGGAAAAATGAAGCAAAAAGGAGATAAAGACAACATCaatcaaaaactcaaaaaaaccaATCATAGAAGTTAAAGAAAGACTATTCATTGCTTTTATACGACGACTGTAATTGACACCTTTGCATTACATGAGTCCGAATTCAAACTAAAACGGTCACTCAACTAAACTAAGCCTACCCACATCTACgtaaaacaaataaatgaatatgCAAAAGCACAGGTTTGAAACTGGAAAAAGAATCTATTTTCTTACCAACAAATCAGGCAGTGGCATCTTAACCTTTGAAAGCATGATTTCACAATTGTAAGCTCTTCTTAGTTCAATCTGCAAGAAACAGTAGATAGGGACTTGAATAaatgaaaacagaattttttccGCTAATGAAATGAAAACAGAAGTCATTCTGCTAGTGAAATGAAAACAGAAGTCATTCTActaaagaaaattattttatcaCCAAGAAAAGGCAGAGAAATATGGGACATATAACAAACAATGATTCAATTACCAAGTTGACTTTGTCAGATTTAGGTCCAGAGGCACGCTTGGATTTCTCACTTGGGCCTCCACGCTCAGAGTTTGGAACTGCTGCAGAGAAGAGATTTTCTAGTTCTGACATATCAATCTCTGGAGCCCTAtcatagaaaaaataataataaaacaaagaaataagcAGACAAATTAAAGCCTCAGAGATTTTGTAAATGGGACAATACATGAGcctaaaataaaagagaacatAAACATTGAGTAAAAAACACATACTTGGCAGCTTCACCAGATTTTTGAGTCTCCTCCCATAAACTTCCTTGCATTGCTCGTGTTAACTTCAACCAATGATATGGCCTCAGGGAAGTCTTTTTGGATTGATTCCTATGACTTATATTACGTGACAGACCTCGACCCTTTGCACCAAATGGAGCATTAGGAGGTGGTCCAGGAGGTGTACAGGTTCTCTGAATACCTGCAGGAGGAGGGGGCACAGGtggaacatgagaagaattcTGAGATGCAGTGCCAGGACTCTTCGATGCAAAAcctggaggaggaggtggtagTGATGCTGAAGATGTAACAGTAGATCCTGGGACAACCGCAGATTGtaaaggaggaggtggaggaggaggagggccAACTGTAACAGCTCCCTTCATAGGTGGGGGTGGTGGAGAGACAGCAGGCATCATCTTcataggtggaggtggaggtggtggcggaGCAGGAGAAGCAGCTGGCTTCTTTGTAGGTagaggtggtgatggtggaggaGGAGAAAAATCTGGCTTCCTGAATGTAGAGGGAGTTGAGGAAGCAGCCACAGGTCgtggaggaggagggggggaaggAATTGATGATGGCTTGTTGACAGTGGCACCTGATAACTGTGTTGCAGATGGAGGACAAGCAAGATTAGCATCTGAGTTAACAATGGAAGATGATGTCCCTAAAGAGGAAGGGGGTAGAGGTGGGGGAGGAGGAACTGATGACTGACCTCTACCCATCGAGGAGGTTTCAGGATGCTGGGTCAGTGAAGAATGTGCTTCTAAATCTGACGGTTGACGAGATGGTGGAAGAGGGGCAGTTGCAGAAGTTATTTTGCTAGAACCCATTGAAGTAGGCCTTGAGgggggaggtggtggtggattTGAAACATCACAGGACCCCACAGGTTTTGACAAATGTGAAGAAGTGGGAATTGAAGGAGCAGGTGAAGGTGGTGATGTTGTCCGCAGATTAGTGCCTTCTGCACTTCCACAAGTAACATGATCATGCAAGAGAGCCGTAATGCCAAGAGCTGAAGGTGCACTATGATATCTTGACATAGGCACTGGTGACCCTTGCAAAGAGTTAGAAGATGAAACTGGATTAGAAACAGAAGTCTGTGGTATTCGTTGTGATATGATCTTAGATTGAGCAGGCCGTTGAAGAGCAACCTGCAGGTCCTGGGGCTGAACCTTCTTTTTAATTGAATTTGAATCTGTAGATGGTTCCACAGAGGGCATGGACTGTTTCTCCACTGCCATGGATGTGGAACTCTTGATGTTATTTTCTGACACCACAGGCATCAGTTTCTCAAGAAGTTTCTGAGAACTTGACTGCAAGTCGATTACAGCATTCTGGATAGAACAAGTCTCCAACGTCTCTTGAAGAATATTTGACGCAGTCTCCAACTTCTCTTGAAGAATATTTGACGCAGTTAAGTGCTGAAGCACATTTAGGGCTACATCTGCCTTTGAATCTAACCAATCGACACTGTTAAAGATCTCTTGAACCTTAGCAAATGCTTCAATGGGAAGACCATCCTTTTCCTCAACACCAGGCAAATCCACTGTGATCAGTGATGCAGCAGCATCCATTTCTGAGAAAAGAACCTTCACCCAGACAAAGAATATAATACGCTTGACATCAGGAATAGACTGGTGGAAAGCTAAACCCATTGCAGAGAGGGGAAAGAGATAAATACCTCTGCTCTGAAGTCCTTAGAAAACCTATCCTTGGCATCCCATAAGATGTCAATTTCATCACGATTAAGCATCAAGATATTTGATCTAATAAAGGCAGTGTTAAACATGACACGAAACATCATCTCTTCACGTTCCAGATCTTCCTCCAAACTAATACACTCAAGAACAACATCACCTTGAATTTGACAATTGATGTCAATTTTAACTAGTTCACAGTCCACCTGCAACAGAAGGTGATAAGAGAGACACAATTCAGCTTGACAAAAGGAAGGAAATCCTTCCTAAAAATACTTATTGCCCCAGAAATCACCATCAGATAGCAGGAAGTTCCTGCAGGAGCTGGTATTTTGATATAAAGAAATGCTGGCCACAAGGGCCTGGTGTCTTATGGGCCTTTTAAGCATGAATAATCAACTCAACTAAACCTTATGGATCCTATATTAccattcaactctatttaaAACCAAAGTCGTCCTTCCAAACATGAATgccaaaaggaaaaagttctAATAATTAAATAACCAAAGCAACCCCTTCTCTACTTGTTTTATGATCAAAAGCCCTGCCCAGCAAACAGGAACATGTTGCTATATTGCTCTATCTCTACCATtcctcaaaacaaaaaatgctgTGTTTCTTCTTAGTCACAGACTCACAGTTAGCCAGCCCTTGGTCTACCATTCCTCAAGACAAAAAATGCTATGTTTCTTCTTAGTCACAGTTAGCCAGCCCTACCAATGACATCTATCTGAGCCAAAGTTGGCCCCAATGGGCTAGACTGTGCCGATATGGTTCACAATATTGCTTTTAACAGCAGGAATGAAAAAACATGGCCAGTACAAGTTGGGGGATAATAACACATAAACCCCAGCCCCAGGCACCATGAATCTGTTCCTTGTGCACAGGATAGAGACATTAAGGGCAGCCTGACCTTGACTTATGCCAACATAAAACAATTTCCTTCCTTTGCCACAGAATTAGAAAAGTAGAGTAGGGGGATCGTACTATCAAAGCCAATAATCTGACACACTTGTTACACTAAAGACAAGTTGAAGGGAAAACCATAAACTGTACAAATAAGAAAAATACTggacatcatttttttttttttggggtgggggggggggggcagaggAAAAGATCAGAAGTATTCTAGTTAACGTAAGtgcaaaggaaagagaaagaagaggctAATCAAACAGATACAATCAAAAACTACAAAGCAGAAAAATACACAAAgcttataaaaaaataaaaaagaaaaattcaaagaCCAATCCTCATCTCATTTCTCAATAATATAACTCCAGTATTTCACAAAAACAAACCCACTTGATACACTTAAAGGAAGAAGATTACCAACACAGCACGACCTGAAGATTTTTCCAGGCTATTTCACCCTtacatatttatgtatgtaatCTAAAAGATTCTCAAAGTCCTTCAATATATCATCCACCAATAACATCAACTGTTCCTGGTCATTTCGCTGTTTGGAAGAAACTTATATAGCACAATTTGGGAATCTTCCGAAAGAACCATATCCCCAAATATAACCAGCAGTCATTTAGAATAGCCTCAACAATTTCCACTGGTCTGACCAAACAGCCCCTAACTTTTGGCACAAATATGCAAACAAACGAAATATGCAAACAAACGCCATGGCAGAACTAAAACATTTGGCATTCGTTATTTAATAACAAAAGAGCTTGAATAATGAAAGGTCCAACTCCAAGAAAGTGTTAAGAGTTTATGTtgttaggggtaattttgccaCTGGCTTATCATAAGTCATGTTaaattgtaattttacttttttctcttttttccttttaccacCTCAGGGAGGCCTATGTAATTTCCAGAAGTTGTTAATGACAAAATAGGTGAATGGAGTCTATTCTCTACTATCATCGATTTCTCCcaactctcctttctctcttcttctttcttcttcacttctccttctTGTTCCTCTTGTTGTTAGATCTTGTTCCTTTACTAGAATCAACCCTCATCTagtttctaacttggtatcagagcaggttcgAGAGTCGACCAATCTCAGCTGTTCTCTTCACCTCTCTTGGAACTCTAGAAAGGTAGAGGGTTCCAATAGAGGCCATACTATGTAAAGTATCTCACATAGAATACTTATTGGATTTCTAAGCTTTAAACCAATGTTTAATGGAAGGAGTTGAAAGGCTGTAGAAGTTGATTGAAGCCCTAGAGGGTAAAACCAGAATTACCGCCAGCCTTTCCTCTCTCGGTTTTGTTTCTGCCTCATTTCTTCGTAGTTTGCAATGAAACCAAGCCATTTGGATCGTCCAAGTGTCCATTTTAAGCCCCCAAGAACTCGGTTGGTAAGGAGGGATGGTTAGAGAGCATAGCTCTCCTCTATGCTGCTGCACAGGTACTGCCAGATGCTTTTTTTTACCCCtctgtttgaaattttttgtctGTTATGTGTTGAATGGCTGCTGTGAGTTGAAGGGTTACACTATTTAAGTGTCTTTGGTTGTTATGGAATGAAGTTATGATGCAAGAAGTGTATTTGAGGTTGTTATCATCAAGAAATTGTGGTATGTTTACTTGTTGGTGATATATTTGGTTGTCGATTTGCTTCCTTTTTCTGGTTGAAACATATGTCCTACTTGTTCAAGATATTTCAGTGATTTGTTAAGTGTTTGCACATCATATCTGGGCCTGGTTCTGAGATCAATGGATCTAGTGAAGTTTCAACAGGTGGTCTCGGTAGTCGTCACCCTAGCATGACCCCATTTGataaccccaatacccaaatttctattgtgaagttggacaacacCAACTATTTAGATTGGTCTCACTCTGTGAAGTTATCACTGAGAAGCAGGAGGAAACTGGGGTACATTACCGGTTCTATCAAGGCACCTGCATCAACTGATCCAGCATATCcgaagtgggagactgagaactccactgtcATGACCTGGCtgattttctccatgaaacctaaGATAGGTCGAAAATTTATGAGAAAGGATATTGCAAGGGAAATTTGGGACAGTATCTCTAAGACTTTTGACCGAGTAGGTGACTCAACAAAAGTCTATCAGATTCATCAAAAGGTCATCAATATGAAACAAGGTAACCGAAGCATTTTTGAATATTATAACAATGTCATTGGtctttgggaggagtatgacTACTACAGAGACCTCCATTTGTCCAACTttgaggatgaagcaaaggtgtccTTATTTTACTTGGTGGGCTTAATCCCGACTGTAGATCTTGGGGCGGTTACTTCTTCCATCCTTAGATGAAGTATACAgctacttacagagtgaggagactagGAGAGTATCTATGGATACTACACCATCCCTGGAGAGATCTGCTCTTACTTCTAGCTCTCACAGAGATTGACGAGGAGGGGGGAGAAGCCAAGGGCCAACCCATGGAGATAACAaagagatttaaatgtgatcattgtggaaagCTGGGGCACACTAAAGAAAGATGTTGGGTCCTTCATGGTCAACCTCCTGGTATGCATGGTGGATCCACTGGTACTCGTGGTGGTAAGAGAGGGGGTACTAGAGCCCACACTGTTGCAGCCGAGCCTAAGTCATCTGAACTACAGGCTAACCTtgattccctttccagagaGGATATTGCAACAATATGTAGGATGATGTCTCATCTAAGCCACTCTTCTACTACACCTGCAGAGTCAGATTCTTCAGCATTAGCCTTGCAACCTCTACTGTTGCACCCTCCACTGCTCcttcttgggtcattgactctggtgccaccaATCACATGATTGGTATGTCTCATTGTTATGATTTCTATTCTATATGCTCtggtagggataaggttagaatTGTCAATGGATCccattcttctatttctggtaagggtaatgttcgagtcACTCATATTCCCTGGACTTTGTTCTTTACGTCCCTGATTTTGCCACTAACCTATTATATGTTAgtcatctaaccaaatccttaaattgttgtggcaccttcttccctttctattttcttttttaggatttggtgacaaagaggatcATTGGCATTGGACGTGAGGAGagaggactctaccttcttgagtCTCGGACACCTACTTTAACACCTATTTTGCTTACTACTCATTCTTATGTTTGTGTCAGAGTGACAGTAGTACTATGGATTCTGTGATGCTTtagcatcaacgtttgggtcatccctcttttgttgttatgagaaAACAATTACCGCATTTATttacttccttttcttctttgcatGTTTTTCAGTGCGAaccatgtatttttgctaaacattagcgttcatcttatccttatcatggtaatagatccatTGTTCCTTTTAATATTGtccattctgatgtttggggacctgcTCCCACTACTTTGTCTGGatatcgttattttgtttctattgttgatgactattcccggtccacttggattttttttatgaaacaaaagagtgatatTTATGAtgctttcaaaaaaatttatcagTTGATTTGTACTCAATTCAGTACTCGCATTCAAATAATTCGTTCTGATAAGGGGGTGAATACATGTATGGGAGGCTTCAATAGTTTTTACTGATAATGGAATTATTCATCAAGTTgtttgtgttgacacccctcaacaaaacgcggtggctgagagaaaaaaatgtcatttgTTGGAGGTCACTAAAAGTCTCCTCTTTagcatgcatgttcctaaaactttttggtctgatgcccttCTTGCTGCTGCCTTCCTAATCAATCGGATGCCAACTcaacttcttggctccaaatcccctatGGAAATCCTTTCACCTCAAGCttctgctttttctcttcctcctaaagtgtttgggtgtgtctgctatgtTCATATCAACAAATCAGCTCGAACAAAGTTTGACCCCAAAGCACTCAaatgtctcttccttgggtattcAATTTCTACTAAaaggtataaatgctaccatccttcctCCCGAAGgcggcttctctccaaagacatcaccttctttgagtctattcctttctttcttcctcatcagcatcctcttcagggggagagccatggaagtgaacaggctattgatgtcattccttttctcACTCCTTTGCCTACCTCCACCTCCCCATTTCTTCTTGACATTGGGAAATACGAAGAAGTAGATGTTAACATTGATACTCATTCATGtgttgatgctagcaatgaCAATGAGCTAGctagcaaagaaaaaaaaagtttattgTGTtcaaaagaggtgaatgcttggaaggaaaggaaagaagacctgccaagagtcctctttggatccataGCCTGAGCCCCCTCCTTAGTCAGGTAAcacttcttcctttccttcctctaAGTTAGATCTCCCCATTGCTACTcgaaaggggaaaagagcttgtactaatcccatagccaggtttgtttcctatgaggctatttctcctacaggtattaCTTTTTCCGCTACTCttgcttcttcctccattccaaaaaatgtcacaagaggctatgtctgacccaaagtagGAGGAGGCAAtgtgatgtagtcctaggtaggagaagtcccactaggagccaggggaatagggtcacctaacaaggctggccgattgggacagattaggctaattagggaagaaattagggttagggttgaataatggtaatggggtttatagggttttaatatgcaggtctaggaggCTTTAATGGTATATAAATATTAAGGTTTAGGAAGGTTCAAAAATTTTGCAGTTTGGGCAGAatcgagttgcaggtttttaggtttaatggagtgggggaatggaggggttatagtGGAGGCTAAGGGCTAGGTTTAAGGTcaagtgtagggagaggtgtgagGGTTATAGGCTAGAAGTAGGGTTCGAAACTGAtggctaaatctggagttattgtagaaccaagcgcttgccaatcccccaaaagacgccttgtgagggaaggtgcaactttaattccttattgcacaccagccagcgcgcatcgctccctcacccgagccgggatctgggcagggcattttgggtcactcccaacaatccccTCCCCAAATGCcccatggcaccggggagactcgaactcgctaccacctgctctaataccaattgtAGAACCAAGCgtttgccaatcccccaaaagacgccttgtgagggaaggtgcaactttaatttcttattgcacaccagccagcgcgcatcgctccctcacccgagccgggatctgggcagggcattttgagtcactcccaacagttatgagggagtcctagttgaggtaggagttacaggtttaatggagattagggtttgatagATGGAGGGGGATGT
This window encodes:
- the LOC122651414 gene encoding formin-like protein 18 gives rise to the protein MALFRKFFYRKPPEGLLEISERVFVFDCCFSTDVLDEDDYKIYMEGIVGQLRDHFPDASFMVFNFREGDRQSQLASILCVYDMTVMDYPRHYEGCPLLTMEVIHHFLRSSESWLSLAPNNVLLMHCERGGWPVLAFMLAGLLIYRKQYTGEQRTLYMIYKQAPRELLQLLSPLNPLPSQMRYLQYVSRRNVASEWPPLDRALTLDCVILRIMPNFDGEGGCRPIFRIYGQDPFIFTDRTPKVLFSTAKKSKLVRLYKQVDCELVKIDINCQIQGDVVLECISLEEDLEREEMMFRVMFNTAFIRSNILMLNRDEIDILWDAKDRFSKDFRAEVLFSEMDAAASLITVDLPGVEEKDGLPIEAFAKVQEIFNSVDWLDSKADVALNVLQHLTASNILQEKAVIDLQSSSQKLLEKLMPVVSENNIKSSTSMAVEKQSMPSVEPSTDSNSIKKKVQPQDLQVALQRPAQSKIISQRIPQTSVSNPVSSSNSLQGSPVPMSRYHSAPSALGITALLHDHVTCGSAEGTNLRTTSPPSPAPSIPTSSHLSKPVGSCDVSNPPPPPPSRPTSMGSSKITSATAPLPPSRQPSDLEAHSSLTQHPETSSMGRGQSSVPPPPPLPPSSLGTSSSIVNSDANLACPPSATQLSGATVNKPSSIPSPPPPPRPVAASSTPSTFRKPDFSPPPPSPPLPTKKPAASPAPPPPPPPPMKMMPAVSPPPPPMKGAVTVGPPPPPPPPLQSAVVPGSTVTSSASLPPPPPGFASKSPGTASQNSSHVPPVPPPPAGIQRTCTPPGPPPNAPFGAKGRGLSRNISHRNQSKKTSLRPYHWLKLTRAMQGSLWEETQKSGEAAKAPEIDMSELENLFSAAVPNSERGGPSEKSKRASGPKSDKVNLIELRRAYNCEIMLSKVKMPLPDLLSSVLALDDSALDVDQVDNLIKFCPTKEDMELLKGYNGDKEKLGKCEQFFLELMKVPRVESKLRVFSFKIQFRTQVSDLRKNLNIVNSAAEEIRGSVKLKRIMQTILQLGNALNQGTARGSAIGFRLDSLLKLTDTRARNNKITLMHYLCKVLADKLPELLDFQQGLVSLEAASKIQLKYLAEEMQAISKGLEKVEQELIDSENDGPISTNFRKTLKEFLVAAEGDVRSLASLYSGVGRNADALALYFGEDPARCPFEQVVSTLLNFVRMFGRAHEDNCKQIEIEKKKVQKEAENEKMKAGAAKKEPERLLRTPIESGNIK